Proteins encoded within one genomic window of Mesobacillus subterraneus:
- a CDS encoding RDD family protein, which yields MNRPAGFWVRLGAGILDGIIIGVPLLIISYLVTGSAEENVFTSSLNLLYTLLVPVLWSGYTVGKKIVGVRIAKVNGEKLGFGTMLMRTIVAGLVYVLTLGIGFIVSAFMVGIREDKRAIHDFIAGTYVTYEKPNEIHYEQ from the coding sequence ATGAATAGACCAGCTGGCTTTTGGGTAAGATTAGGTGCAGGAATTTTAGACGGGATAATTATCGGAGTGCCACTTTTGATCATTAGTTACTTAGTAACCGGTAGTGCGGAAGAAAATGTTTTTACGTCCTCACTGAACCTGTTATACACTCTGCTTGTTCCTGTTTTATGGTCAGGATATACAGTAGGAAAGAAAATTGTGGGTGTAAGAATCGCTAAAGTGAATGGGGAAAAGCTAGGCTTCGGTACGATGTTAATGCGTACAATCGTGGCGGGACTGGTATACGTACTTACCTTAGGGATCGGTTTTATCGTCAGTGCCTTCATGGTAGGCATACGTGAGGATAAAAGAGCGATTCATGATTTCATAGCTGGAACTTATGTAACTTATGAAAAACCTAATGAAATTCACTATGAACAATGA
- a CDS encoding GNAT family N-acetyltransferase has protein sequence MVLKDGLLTKQMSIAFGKAEQECKQAGSPFLMPEHLLIGCLDDGSSTMKEAKQKCGIDIDVLKKQYFLSYENLSFERCEPLEIPISVTTKLVIEQAISYMRNYNQIYLNEGHVLKALIMTGQTEKILTQAQNNILLSVATVSRDMYLDLTTYKKQKDVLSNIKMVNDRDAEGLVRFIIKEFGSRWTESIKLEFRKPQSSIFICKDQEGDIVGFAAFDIHQPGHFGPMGVAKNKRAEGIGESLLHVCLVRMQKRGYKEIVIDNAGPIEFYEKTCNAKVVPIK, from the coding sequence ATGGTGTTAAAGGATGGTTTGCTTACCAAACAAATGTCAATAGCCTTCGGCAAAGCAGAGCAAGAGTGCAAACAGGCGGGAAGCCCTTTCCTGATGCCTGAGCATCTTTTGATTGGCTGCTTGGATGATGGCTCCTCCACAATGAAAGAAGCAAAACAAAAATGCGGAATCGATATTGATGTTTTAAAGAAACAATATTTCTTAAGTTATGAAAATCTTTCTTTTGAACGCTGTGAACCTCTTGAAATTCCAATTAGTGTAACTACAAAGCTAGTGATTGAACAAGCAATCAGCTACATGAGAAACTACAATCAGATTTATCTTAACGAAGGACATGTCCTGAAAGCTTTAATCATGACCGGACAAACTGAAAAAATATTGACTCAGGCTCAGAATAACATTCTACTCAGTGTTGCTACAGTATCCAGGGACATGTACTTGGATTTAACAACCTACAAAAAACAAAAAGACGTGTTATCGAATATAAAAATGGTTAACGATCGGGACGCTGAAGGACTAGTCCGGTTCATAATCAAAGAATTTGGTTCCCGTTGGACGGAGTCAATCAAACTTGAGTTCAGGAAGCCTCAATCCTCCATCTTTATTTGCAAAGATCAAGAAGGTGATATCGTGGGATTTGCTGCCTTTGACATTCATCAACCAGGTCATTTTGGTCCGATGGGTGTCGCGAAAAACAAGAGAGCTGAAGGAATTGGTGAATCATTGCTGCATGTGTGCCTGGTAAGAATGCAAAAACGAGGTTATAAGGAAATTGTCATCGATAATGCCGGACCTATCGAATTTTATGAGAAAACTTGTAACGCTAAAGTCGTTCCTATTAAATAG
- the ppc gene encoding phosphoenolpyruvate carboxylase, whose product MTSGIEVNDSSLPLRRDVKMLGNILGDILVYHGGVELFEKVEKIRAMCKTLRSEHERDTYPALKEEISGLSVPMRRNIIRAFSVYFHLINAAEQNHRIRRRRDYLLKSETSSQPGSIEAAILSLKDNYISSDIIQNVLNTISLELIITAHPTEATKRSILEIQKRIAGNLKSLDNPLLSKKERDRIEESLFNEVSVLWQTDELRDRKPTVIDEVRNGLYYFDQTLFDVLPEIHQEVETSLKGHYPEHEWKVPHFLRFGSWIGGDRDGNPNVTPAITWETLQRHRRLVLKKYKAVLVDLMKRFSHSTTRASVSEELISSVIKDEERYLTADQKWNIEGEVYRRKFAIIIQRLKEAGKSDIGYKSSEEMLEDLLVIKNSIYQHHPVHHELKTLQKLIRQVQLFGFHLATLDIRNHSGEHEAAIAEILKKVGINRDYASLSEDEKQELLVKILEDPRPLLLLHEDYSKETQEMLQVFEMIKRAHNEFGKRSISVYLVSMTQSASDLLEVLVLAKEAGIYRLHTDGTFETDLNVAPLLETIDDLTAGPKIMETLFKLPIYRNHLNKMGDQQEIMLGYSDGSKDGGTLTANWKLYKAQLEINEMAKKYHIGLKFFHGRGGSLGRGGGPLNKSLLSQPVETLGQGVKITEQGEVLSSRYLLKDIAYRSLEQATSTMMKAAANVLKESEQGHLRDQRWVDAIEQISAVSLRKYQSLVFEDPDFITYFNQATPLKELAELNIGSRPMSRKNSAKFENLRAIPWVFAWTQSRQLLPAWYAAGTGLQSFAQERPDNLKVLQEMYEEWPFFRSTVDNLQMALMKADITTAQEYTSLVEDKAIADRIFGNILEEYERTKNILLQITEDEELLDHTPNIKDSVHRRNPYVDPLNFIQVELIKELREDEDPDDELLTQVLLTISGVAAGLRNTG is encoded by the coding sequence ATGACATCAGGAATTGAAGTGAACGATAGCAGTTTGCCATTGCGCCGGGATGTAAAAATGCTTGGAAACATCCTAGGTGATATTCTAGTCTACCATGGCGGAGTGGAATTATTCGAAAAAGTAGAAAAAATCCGAGCAATGTGCAAAACATTAAGGAGTGAACATGAACGAGATACATACCCTGCTTTAAAAGAGGAAATATCAGGCTTGTCTGTCCCTATGAGAAGAAATATTATCCGGGCATTTTCAGTATATTTTCACTTAATTAACGCTGCTGAACAAAATCATCGGATCCGCAGGCGCCGCGACTATCTGCTCAAGTCTGAAACCAGCTCACAGCCTGGCTCTATTGAAGCAGCCATCCTTTCTTTGAAAGACAATTATATATCCTCAGATATCATTCAAAATGTACTGAATACCATTTCATTGGAATTGATTATTACAGCTCATCCTACGGAAGCCACTAAACGTTCAATCCTTGAGATCCAGAAAAGGATAGCAGGTAACCTTAAAAGTCTGGACAATCCACTCTTGTCCAAGAAAGAGCGTGATAGGATCGAAGAAAGCTTATTTAATGAGGTTTCTGTCCTGTGGCAGACTGATGAATTGAGGGATCGTAAGCCGACTGTCATTGATGAAGTCAGAAATGGACTTTATTATTTTGACCAGACATTATTCGATGTCCTGCCTGAAATCCATCAGGAAGTTGAAACTAGCCTGAAAGGCCATTATCCAGAGCATGAATGGAAAGTACCTCACTTCCTAAGATTTGGTTCATGGATCGGCGGTGACAGGGATGGGAATCCAAATGTTACTCCAGCTATTACATGGGAAACATTGCAAAGACATAGGCGTCTTGTACTCAAAAAGTATAAAGCCGTATTAGTTGATTTGATGAAGCGTTTCAGCCATTCAACAACAAGGGCATCAGTTAGTGAAGAGTTAATCTCATCAGTTATTAAAGATGAAGAAAGATATTTAACGGCTGATCAAAAATGGAATATTGAAGGCGAGGTTTATCGCCGCAAATTTGCTATTATCATTCAAAGACTTAAAGAAGCTGGAAAATCTGATATTGGCTATAAATCATCAGAGGAAATGCTTGAAGACCTTCTTGTCATAAAAAATAGTATTTATCAGCATCATCCTGTTCATCATGAACTCAAAACTTTGCAAAAGTTGATCAGGCAAGTCCAGTTGTTCGGATTCCATCTTGCTACATTGGATATTCGTAACCATAGCGGTGAACATGAAGCTGCAATCGCTGAAATACTGAAGAAGGTTGGAATCAATCGGGATTATGCTTCCCTTTCAGAAGATGAAAAGCAGGAGTTACTCGTCAAAATTCTTGAAGACCCACGTCCATTGCTTCTTCTTCATGAGGATTATTCGAAAGAGACTCAAGAAATGCTTCAAGTTTTTGAGATGATCAAACGGGCACACAATGAATTCGGGAAGCGTTCAATTTCTGTTTATCTAGTGAGTATGACTCAATCCGCGAGCGATTTGCTTGAAGTGCTTGTCCTTGCTAAAGAAGCTGGCATTTACAGACTCCATACGGATGGAACGTTCGAGACCGACCTGAACGTCGCTCCTTTGCTAGAAACAATCGATGATTTAACAGCGGGTCCAAAAATTATGGAAACATTATTCAAGTTGCCAATTTACCGCAATCATTTGAATAAAATGGGGGACCAGCAGGAAATCATGCTAGGGTACTCAGATGGAAGCAAGGATGGCGGAACTTTGACAGCCAACTGGAAGCTTTACAAAGCCCAGCTTGAAATCAATGAAATGGCGAAGAAATATCATATCGGTTTGAAGTTTTTCCATGGCAGAGGAGGTTCACTAGGCCGTGGAGGCGGACCATTGAATAAAAGCCTGCTTTCCCAGCCTGTCGAAACTCTTGGTCAGGGAGTCAAAATTACTGAGCAAGGTGAAGTTCTTTCATCTCGTTATCTGTTGAAGGATATTGCCTATAGGAGCCTTGAGCAGGCTACATCTACGATGATGAAGGCTGCAGCAAATGTTCTGAAGGAATCTGAACAGGGTCATTTGCGTGACCAAAGATGGGTGGATGCAATCGAGCAAATTTCTGCTGTTTCCTTAAGAAAATATCAATCGCTTGTTTTTGAAGATCCAGATTTTATCACCTATTTCAACCAAGCTACACCGTTGAAAGAACTAGCTGAACTGAATATCGGTTCACGTCCGATGAGCCGTAAAAACAGTGCTAAATTCGAGAATCTTCGTGCTATACCATGGGTATTCGCCTGGACACAAAGCAGGCAGCTCCTCCCTGCATGGTATGCGGCTGGAACCGGCTTGCAGAGCTTTGCACAGGAAAGGCCCGATAATTTAAAGGTCTTGCAGGAAATGTATGAAGAGTGGCCCTTCTTCCGAAGTACTGTTGATAATCTGCAGATGGCTTTGATGAAAGCCGATATCACAACAGCACAGGAATATACTTCACTTGTAGAAGATAAAGCAATTGCTGACCGCATCTTTGGCAACATTCTAGAGGAGTATGAACGAACCAAGAATATCCTTTTGCAAATTACAGAGGATGAAGAACTTCTTGACCATACACCGAATATCAAAGACTCTGTCCATAGACGAAATCCATATGTAGATCCGCTTAACTTTATTCAAGTGGAATTGATTAAAGAACTTCGAGAAGATGAAGATCCGGATGATGAGTTATTGACTCAGGTCTTATTAACTATCAGCGGCGTTGCTGCAGGATTAAGAAATACAGGTTGA
- a CDS encoding CBO0543 family protein — MLSSTLGAIGSQLNDIMMILNSISLQELLDAEAKYHKVLRTYWYENNFLTYKWWFLLVLSIVPAIIWWVRVDKTKLIENTAFGLFYGVTAIFLDSIGSNAMVWTYPVRLTPYLNPQLYPYDVGVVIIPFMMVYQKFSSSLKKFFIATGMLSLFLAFIAEPYMVYLGIYKEITWKHIYSFPIYWLIGLMCWAIIKKFKSYSKK, encoded by the coding sequence ATGCTTTCTTCAACGCTTGGTGCAATTGGATCCCAATTGAATGATATCATGATGATTTTAAACTCCATTTCTCTCCAGGAACTATTAGATGCTGAGGCCAAATATCATAAGGTATTAAGGACGTATTGGTATGAAAATAACTTCCTTACTTATAAATGGTGGTTTCTCTTGGTTCTTTCCATCGTCCCGGCCATTATCTGGTGGGTACGGGTTGATAAGACAAAGCTTATTGAAAATACTGCGTTTGGCTTATTTTATGGTGTAACAGCTATCTTTCTGGATTCAATCGGCAGCAATGCTATGGTATGGACATATCCAGTCAGGCTCACACCATATTTAAATCCGCAGCTTTATCCGTATGATGTGGGAGTAGTGATTATCCCTTTTATGATGGTCTATCAAAAATTCAGCAGTTCATTAAAGAAATTTTTTATCGCTACAGGTATGTTATCTCTTTTTCTCGCCTTTATTGCAGAACCTTACATGGTCTACCTGGGGATTTATAAAGAAATTACCTGGAAACATATTTATTCATTTCCAATTTACTGGTTGATAGGTCTAATGTGCTGGGCAATCATTAAAAAGTTTAAATCTTATTCTAAAAAGTGA